A stretch of the Mycobacteroides immunogenum genome encodes the following:
- the bluB gene encoding 5,6-dimethylbenzimidazole synthase, with protein sequence MDVYQAIATRRDVRAEFTGEVVDDATLMKLLQAAHRAPSVGNSQPWDFVVVREPRVLDDFAAHVALQRGRFAESLPEERRNTFDPIKIEGIRESGTAVVVTYDHGRGGPHILGRHTISDAGLFSAVLAIQNLWLAAVTEGIGVGWVSFYEEQFLAELIGAPAHIRPIAWLCVGPVHEFAERPDLERFGWRNGRPLEDAVHWGRYREA encoded by the coding sequence ATGGACGTCTATCAGGCGATAGCGACGCGCCGGGATGTGCGAGCCGAGTTCACCGGAGAGGTCGTCGACGACGCGACCCTGATGAAGCTGTTGCAGGCCGCGCATCGCGCGCCGAGCGTCGGGAACAGCCAGCCGTGGGACTTCGTGGTGGTGCGCGAACCGCGTGTGCTGGATGACTTCGCCGCGCACGTCGCCCTGCAGCGCGGCAGATTCGCCGAGAGTCTTCCCGAGGAACGGCGAAACACCTTTGACCCCATCAAGATCGAAGGTATCCGCGAGAGCGGAACCGCAGTGGTGGTCACCTACGATCACGGACGCGGTGGTCCGCATATCCTCGGACGGCACACCATCTCGGACGCGGGACTGTTCTCCGCGGTGCTCGCCATCCAGAACCTGTGGCTCGCCGCGGTGACCGAGGGGATCGGTGTGGGCTGGGTGTCCTTCTACGAGGAGCAATTCCTCGCCGAATTGATCGGTGCCCCAGCCCATATCCGGCCGATCGCCTGGTTGTGTGTGGGCCCGGTGCATGAGTTCGCGGAGCGGCCCGATCTCGAGCGGTTCGGCTGGCGCAACGGGCGTCCGCTGGAGGACGCCGTGCACTGGGGCCGCTACCGAGAGGCCTAG
- a CDS encoding methionine synthase, translating to MSRAREDRQPWAKGTGMGSWPGQQVRPATEIVVAELPLPHIVELPARGVGADLIGRAGALLVDIAIDVSPTGYRTTARPGAVVRRARGFLDEDVDAFEEEWERGGHRGSGRAVKVQAPGPVTLAAQLELPNGHRAITDPGAVRDLSASLAEGLSQHRAALSRRLDVPVLVQIDEPSLPAALDGRLAGTSMFSPVHPVDAQTATALLDQCADAVGGELLVHCCAADPPWELLRGADIRGIAVDAGYLTDAQALDGLASVLDTGKAVVLGVIPAEAPTTPISSDVLATRTAALADKLGFGRAVLRDRVGISAGCGLAGAGLEWARKATELTRKVSDLVDADPDAL from the coding sequence ATGAGCCGCGCGCGTGAAGACCGACAGCCCTGGGCGAAGGGGACGGGTATGGGCTCGTGGCCGGGCCAGCAGGTGCGCCCCGCCACCGAAATCGTGGTGGCCGAGCTGCCGCTGCCACATATCGTGGAGCTGCCCGCGCGGGGGGTGGGTGCCGATCTGATCGGTAGGGCCGGCGCGCTGCTGGTGGACATCGCCATCGACGTGTCACCCACCGGGTATCGGACCACCGCGCGCCCCGGTGCCGTGGTGCGGCGGGCGCGCGGCTTCCTGGACGAGGATGTGGACGCGTTCGAGGAAGAGTGGGAGCGTGGCGGACACCGCGGAAGTGGCCGCGCGGTCAAGGTGCAGGCGCCCGGGCCGGTAACGCTGGCAGCACAACTGGAGCTGCCCAACGGTCACCGCGCGATCACCGACCCGGGGGCGGTACGGGACCTGTCGGCGTCGCTTGCGGAGGGGCTGTCGCAGCACCGAGCCGCCCTATCCCGCAGGCTCGACGTGCCGGTGCTGGTGCAGATCGATGAGCCGTCCCTGCCCGCGGCGCTGGACGGCAGGCTGGCGGGAACCAGCATGTTCTCGCCCGTGCATCCGGTCGACGCGCAGACGGCGACCGCGCTGTTGGATCAGTGCGCCGATGCGGTGGGCGGCGAGCTGCTGGTGCACTGCTGTGCCGCCGATCCACCGTGGGAGCTGTTGCGTGGAGCCGATATTCGAGGGATCGCGGTAGATGCGGGGTATCTCACCGACGCGCAGGCCCTTGACGGGCTGGCCTCGGTGTTGGATACCGGCAAGGCCGTGGTGCTCGGCGTGATTCCCGCCGAAGCGCCCACTACGCCGATATCGTCCGACGTGCTGGCAACCCGCACGGCAGCGCTTGCCGACAAGCTGGGGTTTGGGCGGGCCGTGCTGCGCGACCGCGTCGGGATCAGTGCCGGCTGCGGGCTAGCCGGTGCCGGCCTTGAATGGGCCCGTAAGGCAACAGAATTGACGCGCAAGGTTAGTGACCTCGTCGACGCCGACCCGGACGCGCTGTGA
- a CDS encoding NCS2 family permease has product MTALLDRFFRITERQSTVAREVRGGIVTFFAMGYIVVLNPLIIGGEPGRAHNADVLGHVLPVGQVAAVTALAAGVMSILFGFIANYPFALAAGLGINSLLAVSFAPQMTWPEAMGLVIVDGLVIVALGISGFRTAVFHAIPHELKAALAAGIGCFIAFIGFVDAGFVRRIPDAANTTVPVGLGIDNSVATIPTLIFAVGVLLMAILLVRKVRGGLLIGIVAMTVVSIIAQALAGRGAQPADPKGWNLTVPDWPSSAGGLPDLGLLGQVDMFGAFTRVGVLSATVLVFALVLSNFFDAMGTMTGLGKEAGLADGHGTLPGIGRALSVEGVGAVIGGVSSSSSNTVFVESASGIAEGARTGLANVVTGLLFLAAMFFTPLYSIVPMEAAAPALVVVGAMMIGQLRSIDFTRFDYALPCFLTVVTMPFTYSIANGIGVGFISWVVLAVAGGKARSVHPLLYVVAGLFVVYFAKGPIESLIT; this is encoded by the coding sequence ATGACTGCGCTGTTGGACCGGTTCTTCCGGATAACTGAACGACAGTCGACCGTCGCGCGCGAAGTGCGTGGCGGGATCGTCACGTTCTTCGCGATGGGTTATATCGTGGTGCTCAACCCGCTGATCATCGGCGGCGAGCCGGGACGTGCACACAACGCCGATGTGCTGGGCCATGTGCTGCCGGTGGGGCAGGTAGCGGCGGTCACGGCCCTGGCCGCCGGTGTCATGTCGATCCTGTTCGGATTCATTGCCAACTACCCGTTCGCGCTTGCCGCGGGGCTGGGCATCAACAGTCTGCTGGCGGTGTCGTTCGCGCCCCAGATGACCTGGCCCGAGGCCATGGGGTTGGTGATTGTCGACGGCCTTGTCATTGTGGCGCTGGGTATTTCGGGTTTTCGTACCGCCGTCTTCCATGCCATTCCTCATGAGCTGAAGGCGGCGCTCGCCGCGGGAATCGGATGCTTCATCGCGTTCATCGGATTCGTCGACGCGGGTTTTGTGCGGCGCATTCCTGATGCCGCGAACACCACCGTGCCTGTCGGCCTGGGCATCGACAACTCGGTGGCCACCATCCCGACGCTGATCTTCGCCGTGGGCGTGCTGCTGATGGCGATTCTGCTGGTGCGCAAGGTCCGTGGCGGACTGCTCATCGGGATCGTGGCGATGACCGTCGTCTCGATCATCGCGCAGGCGCTGGCCGGCCGGGGCGCGCAACCCGCCGACCCCAAGGGGTGGAATCTCACCGTGCCCGATTGGCCGTCCTCGGCGGGCGGGTTGCCGGATCTCGGTCTACTCGGCCAGGTGGACATGTTCGGTGCCTTCACACGGGTGGGGGTGCTGTCGGCGACGGTGCTGGTGTTCGCGTTGGTGCTCTCCAACTTCTTCGACGCGATGGGCACGATGACGGGCTTGGGTAAGGAGGCCGGTCTGGCCGACGGGCACGGCACCCTGCCGGGGATCGGGCGCGCGCTGAGCGTCGAAGGCGTCGGGGCGGTGATCGGCGGTGTCTCCTCGTCGTCCTCCAACACCGTGTTCGTCGAGTCCGCTTCCGGAATCGCCGAGGGGGCACGGACCGGACTGGCCAATGTGGTTACCGGACTGCTGTTCCTGGCTGCCATGTTCTTCACGCCGCTGTATTCGATCGTGCCGATGGAGGCTGCGGCACCGGCACTGGTGGTGGTCGGCGCGATGATGATCGGTCAGCTGCGCAGTATCGACTTCACCCGATTCGACTACGCGTTGCCGTGCTTTCTGACCGTGGTGACCATGCCGTTCACCTACTCGATCGCCAACGGGATCGGGGTCGGATTCATCAGCTGGGTGGTGCTCGCGGTAGCCGGCGGTAAGGCCCGTTCGGTACATCCGCTGCTGTACGTGGTGGCGGGTCTGTTCGTGGTCTACTTCGCCAAGGGACCCATCGAATCACTCATCACCTAA
- a CDS encoding acyl-ACP desaturase, translating to MPQKEFTDLELLHELEPVVEENTHRHLGVFKEWNPHDYIPWTEGKNYKALGGQDWDPEQCKLSEVARIAMVTNLLTEDNLPAYHREIAMNFTMDGPWGTWVNRWTAEENRHSIAIRDYLVVTRSVDPVELEKLRVEQMTRGFSPGQNRQGGDELFANSLFDSVAYVSFQELATRVSHRNTGIACAEPIAQELLKHISNDENLHMIFYRNMVEAGLEIAPNQAVKSIHKVLDNFTMPGYTIPGFRRNAVTIATGGVYDPQLHLAEVVQPVLRKWRIFERDDINGEGEWYREDLARIIGDLKKTASDFEEVKVKYLERQARRAERQAARV from the coding sequence ATGCCCCAGAAGGAATTCACCGACCTTGAGCTCTTGCATGAGCTCGAACCCGTGGTCGAGGAGAACACTCATCGCCACCTCGGCGTGTTCAAAGAGTGGAACCCGCATGACTACATCCCGTGGACCGAGGGCAAGAACTACAAGGCCCTCGGTGGCCAAGACTGGGATCCCGAGCAGTGCAAGCTGTCCGAGGTCGCGAGGATCGCCATGGTCACCAACCTGCTTACCGAGGACAACCTGCCCGCCTATCACCGCGAGATCGCGATGAACTTCACCATGGACGGCCCCTGGGGCACCTGGGTGAACCGTTGGACCGCCGAGGAGAACCGGCACAGCATCGCCATCCGCGACTACCTGGTGGTCACCCGCTCGGTCGATCCGGTGGAGCTGGAGAAACTGCGCGTAGAGCAGATGACGCGCGGCTTCTCCCCCGGCCAGAACCGCCAGGGCGGCGACGAGCTCTTCGCCAACAGCCTCTTCGATTCGGTGGCCTACGTGTCATTTCAAGAGCTGGCCACCCGCGTCTCGCACCGCAACACCGGCATCGCCTGCGCCGAGCCGATCGCCCAGGAGCTCCTCAAACACATCTCCAACGACGAGAACCTGCACATGATCTTCTACCGCAACATGGTCGAGGCAGGCCTGGAGATCGCACCCAACCAGGCCGTGAAATCAATACACAAGGTGCTCGACAACTTCACCATGCCGGGCTACACGATCCCCGGTTTCCGCCGCAACGCCGTCACCATCGCCACCGGCGGCGTCTACGACCCACAACTGCACCTCGCCGAGGTCGTCCAGCCGGTGCTACGCAAGTGGCGCATCTTCGAACGCGACGACATCAACGGCGAGGGCGAGTGGTATCGCGAAGACCTGGCCCGGATCATCGGGGACCTCAAGAAGACGGCCTCCGACTTCGAAGAGGTCAAGGTCAAATACCTAGAACGGCAGGCCAGACGAGCCGAACGGCAGGCCGCCAGGGTGTAG